The genomic window TGCCACTGCTCGCTGTGCCGCAAGGCGCACGGCACGGCGTTCAGCACGTTCGTCGGCGTGCCGGCGAGCGCGTTTCGCTTCACGCGCGGCGAGGCGAGTGTGCGTGGGTTCGCGTCGTCCTCGGCGCTCGAGCGCACCTTCTGCCCGCGCTGCGGCTCGAAGTTGCCCGTGCGCTGGCAGGACGAAGTGCAGATGCCCGCGGCTTCGCTCGACGGAGCTCTCGGCGCGAAGCCGAGCAAGCACATCTTCGTCGCGTCGAAGGCGCCGTGGCACGAGATCCGCGACGCGCTTCCGCAGCACGCTGGTTCGGGGTCGAGCGATCCGGAGTTTCCCACGCGTCGCCACAGCGAGCCCGCGCCGGGAGTCTCGCGCGGCGCGTGCCTGTGCGGCGCCGTCGGGTTCGAGATCGACACACCCCTCACAGGTGCAACACGTGCTGTCACTGCTCGCGCTGCAAGGCGCGCGGCGCCGCGCATGCGTCGAACGCGTTCGTCTCGCTCGAGAACTTCCGCTGGCTGCGCGGCGAGGAGCGTCTGCGCTCCTACAAGGTTCCGGAGGCGGAGCGCTTTACGCAGTTCTTCTGCGCCGATTGCGGCAGCCCGCAGCCGGGCGTGAATCGCACGCTCGGCCGCGTGGTGATTCCGTGTGGCGCGTTCGAGGACGACCCAGGCCTGCGCGAGGCGCGCCACATCTTCGCGCCGTTCCGCGCAGCTTGGTTCGAGATTGCCGACGACTTGCCGCAGTACGAGGCCTATCCGCCGCCGCCGTGGCCGCTGGCATCCGTGGCAAAGGTCACCTGAACACCCGTACCTGCGTCACCTCGCTCGCGCTGGGTGCCACCGATATGGCAAAGCAGGAGGCCTCAACATGCGACACCTCACATCATCCTTGTTAGGGGCGAGCCTACTCTTCGCGAGCTCGGCATGGGCCGAAGGTGACAAGGGTCCGGAATGGGACGACTCGCACATGCGGAGTCGACACCAGGAGTTTCGCAGCGAGGAGCGCCCGCGCATCACGGGGGAGTCTGGCTACGGCGCTCTTCAGAGTGGAAGCGCGACGACGAGCACGGCGGTGAGCCCCGAGCTCGAGTACACGAGTCAGCGCCAGTGGATTCAGGGGGCACTGTCGTCGAGCTCTTCGAGCAAGGCGCCGGCCACGGTGAAGTCGTCGGGGGACAAGACCTCCGGCATTTCGCGCGGTTCTTCGCTTCGCGGTTCGAGCACCCGCGGCCGCAGCCGTCGGTAGCGAGCGAGGCGAGCAGCCTCTTCGGAGCGGGCCGACTCGGCTTGTGACGCGCGCGCGGGTAGGCAAACTGCGCGCGCATGTCGCACGCGCCGCCGCCGCCGTTTCGTCCGCCGCCGATCCGCGCGTTCAATGCCGCCGGCCGCTTCGCGGCACGCCTCGGCGTGCGCGGCTTCGCGTTCGACGAAGACGTGGTGCTGTCGGCCGCGCGCGCGCAGGCGAAGCTCGACGACTTCGGGCCCGCCAGCTTTCTCCCCGGGCTTCGTACGCTGATCGCGTCGCTCGAGCGCGACGCCAAGCTGAACGCGTTCGGCCGGTACTTCGCCAGGCGCCAGCTCGTCGAGCTGTTGGTGACGCGGCTGCGCCTCGTTCACTGGCGCACGTGCAACCCGGAAGTCGAGAAGCAAGAGATCGTCCGCCCGCTGTTCGTGCTCGGGCTCCCGCGCACCGGCACGACTCTGCTCTACAGCCTCCTCGCGCTCGATCCCGCGCATCGCTCGCCGCTCTCGTGGGAGGTGGACGATCCGTGTCCCCCACCCGAGGGCGCGAGCTACGAGAGTGATCCTCGCATCGACCAGAGCGCATGGCGCTTCAGGCAGCTGGAGCAGCTCGCTCCGGGCATCCAGGCGATCCATCCCGTGGGCGCGTCGCTGCCGCAGGAGTGCATCGTCATCACGGCGTCGGAGTTCATGTCGATCCGCTTCGAGATGACCTTCGACGTGGCGAGTTATCAGGACTGGCTGCTCGAAGCCGACATGACGGGTTGTTATGCCTGGCACAAGCGCTTCCTGCAGCACCTCCAGTCGCGCTACGCGAAGGAGCGTTGGGTGCTGAAGTCGCCCGGCCACCTCGGCGCGATCGACGCGCTGCTCGCCGCCTACCCCGACGCGCGCATCGTGCAGACGCACCGCGATCCGCGGCGCGTCGTGCCCTCGGTGTCGTCGCTGGAGTGGACGCTGCGCGGCGTCGCGAGCGACGCGCAGGATCCGCGCGCGCTCGGCCGGCAGCAGCTGCGCGCTTGGTCGCGCACGCTGCGCGCTGGCATGGAGGCGCGGGCGCGGAACGCGGCGCGCGAGGGCCAGTTCGCGGACCTGCACTTCCGCGAGATCGCGCGCGATCCGATCGCGTGCGTGCGGCGCATCTACGAGCGCTTCGGGTTCACGTACACGCCCGCGTTCGAGCAGCGCATGAGCGAGTACGTCGCTGCGCACCCGCGCGAAGAGCACGGCGCGCACCGCTACACGCTCGAAGGATTCGGTCTGCACGCGGGCGAAGTCGACGCCGCGTTTGCCGACTACTGCGCGCGCTTCGAGGTGCAGCGCGAAGAGGCGTAGCGCTGCGGCCGACGTCATCGCGCGAGCACGGCGGCGCGAGCGCGGCGCCGCAGGCCTCGTTGGCGCTGGGCTACTTCGCCTCGATTCCGTA from Deltaproteobacteria bacterium includes these protein-coding regions:
- a CDS encoding GFA family protein, translated to MRRRRVRDRHTPHRCNTCCHCSRCKARGAAHASNAFVSLENFRWLRGEERLRSYKVPEAERFTQFFCADCGSPQPGVNRTLGRVVIPCGAFEDDPGLREARHIFAPFRAAWFEIADDLPQYEAYPPPPWPLASVAKVT
- a CDS encoding sulfotransferase; protein product: MSHAPPPPFRPPPIRAFNAAGRFAARLGVRGFAFDEDVVLSAARAQAKLDDFGPASFLPGLRTLIASLERDAKLNAFGRYFARRQLVELLVTRLRLVHWRTCNPEVEKQEIVRPLFVLGLPRTGTTLLYSLLALDPAHRSPLSWEVDDPCPPPEGASYESDPRIDQSAWRFRQLEQLAPGIQAIHPVGASLPQECIVITASEFMSIRFEMTFDVASYQDWLLEADMTGCYAWHKRFLQHLQSRYAKERWVLKSPGHLGAIDALLAAYPDARIVQTHRDPRRVVPSVSSLEWTLRGVASDAQDPRALGRQQLRAWSRTLRAGMEARARNAAREGQFADLHFREIARDPIACVRRIYERFGFTYTPAFEQRMSEYVAAHPREEHGAHRYTLEGFGLHAGEVDAAFADYCARFEVQREEA